The Brachyhypopomus gauderio isolate BG-103 chromosome 7, BGAUD_0.2, whole genome shotgun sequence genome has a window encoding:
- the znf618 gene encoding zinc finger protein 618 isoform X5, whose translation MTRTVWGGRAHATLLPAPPAQLKPSGLHETKCSFDLVPGWLGLAVDERVSGRREGRGKHRLRRDASHRRRYTPQSETGRSKTARPSQNGAMSTKEASSTPGREPAEPSVPAAETSPARTPPSAPPKAAVGAAKVEPRRTSSSAATASNGKASESSLPAEICVVIGGSRNSQAQGSYVCRICGKKYKYYNCFQTHVRAHRETESTVSGEGGSHGPNTDSFRYTCDVCGKKYKYYSCFQEHRDLHAVDDPYDHVIPVEEPKEDVEPFQKIGPSKSLENSAVVADLPKTGSYTCEFCGKQYKYFNPYQEHVALHTPLKNSYSLKMDGKATSGQASRGDASRGDASRGDGSRGDASRGDANNSQSSSADNENHNKEEPPKVSQTPAASQEQPWKSPQSAQRNHIPSYQGNLLPEKERQQVAERLLRMMCTDLGLLSAFSSKDFLKLAQTLVDTGSRHGAYSIRDALGDMSSLALKQLPRMYNQVKVKVTCALGSNSSLGIAVTCHSQTIGTDSCYVLTAYQVEGVRLRRYVLGLKEASLRDGPEHIHHWVQNVLSEFVMSEIRTVYVTEPRLSLLPFCSRSGLSLRCAGCSLAATVQAVLGRRSLQARGLHELGELLATCRDIAGSTSFNRESKTADEAPAPPCWDATAEALLKVHENFEAICEAYGRCKSTAPLLQGLNKHLLGTLACLLAPLRLAAQELGADRWPTLQQVLPVYLRLEKLFTSKAGEAGAGSKLCHYFLEALKENFKVERVHQVAMILDPQLKLRPVPGYQHEEIISRACEMAASMREPGSGGSSGISGDERDADGPHVAKRGRLDCGVEKPSCAAEEPQVRKELFQYLGEPLFHATGDLFQYWSSVMDRYPKLSRLALWLLAVPSVGIRGECISVCEQTLAMKKKRQVSAEEMNKLVFLKCNFA comes from the exons ATCTCGTTCCTGGTTGGCTGGGTTTGGCAGTCGACGAACGCGTgagtgggaggagagagggaagagggaaACACAGGCTTCGCCGTGACGCTTCGCACCGCAGGAGGTACACGCCGCAGTCCGAAACGGGACGCTCGAAG ACCGCGCGGCCGAGCCAAAACGGAGCCATGAGCACCAAGGAAGCGTCCAGCACCCCCGGGCGGGAGCCGGCGGAGCCCAGCGTCCCCGCAGCCGAGACGTCCCCGGCCCGGACGCCCCCCTCCGCCCCGCCCAAAGCGGCGGTCGGCGCGGCCAAGGTGGAGCCCCGACGCACCTCGTCATCCGCCGCCACGGCCAGCAACGGCAAGGCGAGCGAGAGCAGCCTGCCGGCCGAGATCTGCGTGGTGATCGGCGGCTCCCGCAACTCCCAGGCGCAAG GCTCCTACGTGTGCAGAATATGTGGGAAGAAATACAAGTATTACAACTGCTTTCAGACCCACGTCCGGGCGCACAGAG AGACGGAGAGCACTGTGTCCGGAGAGGGTGGATCCCACGGCCCCAACA CAGATTCCTTCCGCTACACGTGCGACGTCTGCGGCAAAAAGTACAAATACTACAGCTGTTTCCAGGAGCACCGGGACCTCCACGCAGTGGACG ATCCCTACGATCATGTGATTCCTGTGGAAGAACCCAAGGAGGATGTCGAGCCCTTTCAGAAAATAGGACCAAGTAAAAGTTTGGAAAATTCTGCTGTTGTAGCTGATTTGCCTA AAACGGGGAGCTACACATGCGAGTTCTGTGGAAAACAATACAAGTATTTCAACCCCTACCAGGAGCACGTGGCCCTGCACACCCCCCTCA AAAACTCTTACAGTTTGAAAATGGATGGCAAAGCGACATCGGGGCAGGCAAGCCGCGGGGACGCGAGCCGCGGGGACGCGAGCCGCGGGGACGGGAGTCGCGGGGACGCGAGCCGCGGGGACGCCAACAATTCCCAGAGCTCGAGCG CGGATAATGAGAATCACAACAAGGAAGAGCCCCCTAAGGTCAGTCAGACCCCCGCAGCCTCTCAGGAGCAGCCGTGGAAGTCTCCCCAGTCTGCCCAGAGGAACCACATTCCATCCTATC AGGGAAACTTGCTTCCAGAGAAGGAGCGGCAGCAGGTGGCAGAACGGCTGTTGCGTATGATGTGCACAGACCTGGGTCTCCTCAGCGCCTTCAGCAGCAAGGACTTCCTCAAACTGGCCCAGACTCTGGTGGACACGGGCTCTCGGCATGGGGCCTACTCCATCCGTGATGCCCTCGGGGACATGAGCTCTCTGGCCCTGAAACAGCTCCCCCGCATGTACAACCAGGTCAAGGTGAAGGTCACGTGTGCCCTGGGGTCAAACTCCTCCCTAGGCATTGCCGTGACCTGCCACTCGCAGACTATTGGAACCGACTCCTGTTATGTGCTGACGGCGTATCAGGTCGAGGGAGTGCGACTTCGACGGTACGTACTGGGCCTTAAGGAGGCCTCCCTGAGAGATGGCCCAGAACACATACACCACTGGGTGCAGAACGTCCTTTCAGAGTTTGTCATGTCCGAGATCCGTACGGTATACGTCACCGAGCCCCGACTTTCGCTGCTGCCTTTCTGCAGTCGGTCAGGCCTGAGTTTACGGTGTGCAGGGTGCTCTCTGGCAGCCACCGTGCAAGCTGTCCTTGGCCGTCGTAGCCTCCAGGCCCGGGGCCTCCACGAGCTAGGCGAGCTCCTGGCCACGTGCCGCGACATCGCCGGCTCGACGAGCTTCAACCGGGAGAGCAAAACGGCCGACGAGGCCCCGGCGCCTCCCTGCTGGGACGCGACCGCCGAGGCGCTGCTCAAGGTGCACGAGAACTTCGAGGCCATATGCGAGGCCTACGGCCGCTGCAAGAGCACCGCTCCCCTCCTGCAGGGCCTCAACAAGCACCTGCTCGGCACGCTAGCGTGCCTGCTGGCCCCGCTGCGGCTGGCGGCCCAGGAACTAGGTGCCGACCGCTGGCCCACGCTGCAGCAGGTTCTCCCCGTCTACCTGCGCCTGGAAAAGCTCTTCACCTCCAAGGCTGGAGAGGCGGGCGCTGGCAGCAAGCTCTGTCACTACTTCCTGGAGGCGCTGAAGGAAAACTTCAAAGTGGAGAGAGTGCATCAGGTGGCCATGATCCTGGACCCGCAGCTCAAGCTGCGGCCGGTGCCCGGGTACCAGCACGAGGAGATCATCTCTAGGGCTTGCGAAATGGCCGCCAGCATGAGGGAGCCCGGAAGcgggggctcgtccgggatctCCGGAGACGAAAGGGATGCTGATGGGCCACACGTGGCCAAGCGAGGCCGCTTAGACTGCGGGGTGGAGAAGCCATCGTGTGCGGCCGAGGAGCCGCAGGTCCGGAAGGAGTTGTTCCAGTACCTGGGTGAGCCACTCTTTCACGCCACAGGTGACCTGTTTCAGTACTGGAGCTCCGTCATGGACAGGTACCCCAAACTTTCTCGGCTGGCGCTGTGGCTGCTGGCCGTGCCGTCTGTGGGCATCCGAGGAGAGTGCATTAGCGTCTGTGAGCAGACGTTGGCCATGAAGAAAAAGCGACAGGTCTCTGCCGAGGAGATGAACAAGCTCGTTTTCCTCAAGTGCAATTTTGCCTGA
- the znf618 gene encoding zinc finger protein 618 isoform X6: MSTKEASSTPGREPAEPSVPAAETSPARTPPSAPPKAAVGAAKVEPRRTSSSAATASNGKASESSLPAEICVVIGGSRNSQAQGSYVCRICGKKYKYYNCFQTHVRAHRETESTVSGEGGSHGPNTDSFRYTCDVCGKKYKYYSCFQEHRDLHAVDDPYDHVIPVEEPKEDVEPFQKIGPSKSLENSAVVADLPKTGSYTCEFCGKQYKYFNPYQEHVALHTPLKNSYSLKMDGKATSGQASRGDASRGDASRGDGSRGDASRGDANNSQSSSETTSPMIPSTFPPSQKAFTCGSCGIQFQFYNNLMEHMQSHAADNENHNKEEPPKVSQTPAASQEQPWKSPQSAQRNHIPSYQGNLLPEKERQQVAERLLRMMCTDLGLLSAFSSKDFLKLAQTLVDTGSRHGAYSIRDALGDMSSLALKQLPRMYNQVKVKVTCALGSNSSLGIAVTCHSQTIGTDSCYVLTAYQVEGVRLRRYVLGLKEASLRDGPEHIHHWVQNVLSEFVMSEIRTVYVTEPRLSLLPFCSRSGLSLRCAGCSLAATVQAVLGRRSLQARGLHELGELLATCRDIAGSTSFNRESKTADEAPAPPCWDATAEALLKVHENFEAICEAYGRCKSTAPLLQGLNKHLLGTLACLLAPLRLAAQELGADRWPTLQQVLPVYLRLEKLFTSKAGEAGAGSKLCHYFLEALKENFKVERVHQVAMILDPQLKLRPVPGYQHEEIISRACEMAASMREPGSGGSSGISGDERDADGPHVAKRGRLDCGVEKPSCAAEEPQVRKELFQYLGEPLFHATGDLFQYWSSVMDRYPKLSRLALWLLAVPSVGIRGECISVCEQTLAMKKKRQVSAEEMNKLVFLKCNFA; this comes from the exons ATGAGCACCAAGGAAGCGTCCAGCACCCCCGGGCGGGAGCCGGCGGAGCCCAGCGTCCCCGCAGCCGAGACGTCCCCGGCCCGGACGCCCCCCTCCGCCCCGCCCAAAGCGGCGGTCGGCGCGGCCAAGGTGGAGCCCCGACGCACCTCGTCATCCGCCGCCACGGCCAGCAACGGCAAGGCGAGCGAGAGCAGCCTGCCGGCCGAGATCTGCGTGGTGATCGGCGGCTCCCGCAACTCCCAGGCGCAAG GCTCCTACGTGTGCAGAATATGTGGGAAGAAATACAAGTATTACAACTGCTTTCAGACCCACGTCCGGGCGCACAGAG AGACGGAGAGCACTGTGTCCGGAGAGGGTGGATCCCACGGCCCCAACA CAGATTCCTTCCGCTACACGTGCGACGTCTGCGGCAAAAAGTACAAATACTACAGCTGTTTCCAGGAGCACCGGGACCTCCACGCAGTGGACG ATCCCTACGATCATGTGATTCCTGTGGAAGAACCCAAGGAGGATGTCGAGCCCTTTCAGAAAATAGGACCAAGTAAAAGTTTGGAAAATTCTGCTGTTGTAGCTGATTTGCCTA AAACGGGGAGCTACACATGCGAGTTCTGTGGAAAACAATACAAGTATTTCAACCCCTACCAGGAGCACGTGGCCCTGCACACCCCCCTCA AAAACTCTTACAGTTTGAAAATGGATGGCAAAGCGACATCGGGGCAGGCAAGCCGCGGGGACGCGAGCCGCGGGGACGCGAGCCGCGGGGACGGGAGTCGCGGGGACGCGAGCCGCGGGGACGCCAACAATTCCCAGAGCTCGAGCG AAACTACAAGTCCCATGATTCCGAGCACCTTTCCTCCATCACAGA AAGCCTTCACCTGCGGATCCTGTGGGATTCAGTTCCAGTTCTACAACAACCTCATGGAGCACATGCAATCCCATGCGG CGGATAATGAGAATCACAACAAGGAAGAGCCCCCTAAGGTCAGTCAGACCCCCGCAGCCTCTCAGGAGCAGCCGTGGAAGTCTCCCCAGTCTGCCCAGAGGAACCACATTCCATCCTATC AGGGAAACTTGCTTCCAGAGAAGGAGCGGCAGCAGGTGGCAGAACGGCTGTTGCGTATGATGTGCACAGACCTGGGTCTCCTCAGCGCCTTCAGCAGCAAGGACTTCCTCAAACTGGCCCAGACTCTGGTGGACACGGGCTCTCGGCATGGGGCCTACTCCATCCGTGATGCCCTCGGGGACATGAGCTCTCTGGCCCTGAAACAGCTCCCCCGCATGTACAACCAGGTCAAGGTGAAGGTCACGTGTGCCCTGGGGTCAAACTCCTCCCTAGGCATTGCCGTGACCTGCCACTCGCAGACTATTGGAACCGACTCCTGTTATGTGCTGACGGCGTATCAGGTCGAGGGAGTGCGACTTCGACGGTACGTACTGGGCCTTAAGGAGGCCTCCCTGAGAGATGGCCCAGAACACATACACCACTGGGTGCAGAACGTCCTTTCAGAGTTTGTCATGTCCGAGATCCGTACGGTATACGTCACCGAGCCCCGACTTTCGCTGCTGCCTTTCTGCAGTCGGTCAGGCCTGAGTTTACGGTGTGCAGGGTGCTCTCTGGCAGCCACCGTGCAAGCTGTCCTTGGCCGTCGTAGCCTCCAGGCCCGGGGCCTCCACGAGCTAGGCGAGCTCCTGGCCACGTGCCGCGACATCGCCGGCTCGACGAGCTTCAACCGGGAGAGCAAAACGGCCGACGAGGCCCCGGCGCCTCCCTGCTGGGACGCGACCGCCGAGGCGCTGCTCAAGGTGCACGAGAACTTCGAGGCCATATGCGAGGCCTACGGCCGCTGCAAGAGCACCGCTCCCCTCCTGCAGGGCCTCAACAAGCACCTGCTCGGCACGCTAGCGTGCCTGCTGGCCCCGCTGCGGCTGGCGGCCCAGGAACTAGGTGCCGACCGCTGGCCCACGCTGCAGCAGGTTCTCCCCGTCTACCTGCGCCTGGAAAAGCTCTTCACCTCCAAGGCTGGAGAGGCGGGCGCTGGCAGCAAGCTCTGTCACTACTTCCTGGAGGCGCTGAAGGAAAACTTCAAAGTGGAGAGAGTGCATCAGGTGGCCATGATCCTGGACCCGCAGCTCAAGCTGCGGCCGGTGCCCGGGTACCAGCACGAGGAGATCATCTCTAGGGCTTGCGAAATGGCCGCCAGCATGAGGGAGCCCGGAAGcgggggctcgtccgggatctCCGGAGACGAAAGGGATGCTGATGGGCCACACGTGGCCAAGCGAGGCCGCTTAGACTGCGGGGTGGAGAAGCCATCGTGTGCGGCCGAGGAGCCGCAGGTCCGGAAGGAGTTGTTCCAGTACCTGGGTGAGCCACTCTTTCACGCCACAGGTGACCTGTTTCAGTACTGGAGCTCCGTCATGGACAGGTACCCCAAACTTTCTCGGCTGGCGCTGTGGCTGCTGGCCGTGCCGTCTGTGGGCATCCGAGGAGAGTGCATTAGCGTCTGTGAGCAGACGTTGGCCATGAAGAAAAAGCGACAGGTCTCTGCCGAGGAGATGAACAAGCTCGTTTTCCTCAAGTGCAATTTTGCCTGA